Proteins found in one Primulina eburnea isolate SZY01 chromosome 16, ASM2296580v1, whole genome shotgun sequence genomic segment:
- the LOC140815854 gene encoding subtilisin-like protease SBT1.3, with product MRQPPLLLSEPKDSHNGPSHSDIFEHFHFTLIFTSPFFIHFSHFRPQKMPVKWRAFLLLSSCLATILVTCTGTSQTTKKTYIVYIDKWAKPEKFTDHNQWYSSLINSVASSTSETGDGNLQLENRIIYNYQTAFHGVAAQLSEEEVKKLQEQDGVMAVFPEAVYQLHTTRSPVFLGLEHEDSTSIWSDVLSDHDVVVGVLDTGIWPESQSFNDSGMTQIPAHWKGTCETGRGFTKFNCNKKIVGARVFYKGYEAASGRINYQKEYKSARDQDGHGTHTAATVAGAPVRGANLLGYAYGTARGMAPGARIAAYKVCWTGGCFSSDILSAVDQAVADGVNVLSISLGGGVSSYYRDSLSIAAFGAMERGVFVSCSAGNGGPDPISLTNVSPWVTTVGASTMDRDFPANVKLGSGKFFTGASLYKGQKSLSSERQYPLIYHGSNSSNLSPSSMCLEGTLNPHSVAGKIVICDRGISPRVQKGQVVKDAGGIGMILSNTAANGEELVADCHLLPAVAVGEMAGKSIKHYALTNRYATATLTFLGTKLGIRPSPVVAAFSSRGPNLLSLEVLKPDVVAPGVNILAAWTGVLGPSSLPSDPRRTRFNILSGTSMSCPHVSGVAALLKSRHQDWSPAAIKSALMTTAYTHDNNYNPLKDASTDEPSTAYDHGAGHIHPMKALNPGLVYDILPQEYYDFLCTQGLTSSQLLLFAKFSKRTCRHSLASPGDLNYPAISAVLSDSGNTTVLTLHRTVTNVGPPVSSYHVVVSPFKGVLVRVEPVTLNFTSKIKKLSYKITFTAKSSQAGPEFGALIWKDGVHSVRSPIVITWITPL from the coding sequence ATGAGGCAACCACCACTTTTATTATCTGAGCCAAAGGACAGTCATAATGGCCCCTCCCACTCAGATATTTTCGAACACTTCCATTTTACTCTAATTTTCACTTCACCCTTCTTCATCCATTTCTCACATTTTCGCCCACAAAAAATGCCAGTGAAATGGAGGGCCTTTCTTCTTCTATCAAGCTGTCTGGCTACCATTCTTGTTACTTGTACCGGCACCAGCCAAACAACAAAGAAAACATACATAGTTTACATCGACAAATGGGCAAAACCAGAAAAATTTACTGACCATAACCAGTGGTATTCATCATTGATCAATTCAGTAGCATCAAGCACCTCTGAAACAGGTGATGGAAATTTACAACTCGAAAACAGGATAATTTACAATTACCAGACTGCATTTCATGGTGTCGCTGCTCAGCTTAGTGAAGAAGAAGTAAAGAAACTCCAAGAGCAAGATGGAGTTATGGCTGTGTTCCCGGAAGCTGTATACCAGCTACACACCACCCGAAGTCCTGTGTTCCTTGGGCTCGAACACGAAGATAGCACCAGCATTTGGTCCGATGTATTATCCGACCACGATGTCGTGGTAGGCGTTTTGGATACCGGGATATGGCCGGAAAGCCAAAGCTTCAACGATTCCGGGATGACACAAATTCCTGCACATTGGAAAGGCACATGTGAAACGGGTCGTGGATTTACGAAGTTCAACTGCAATAAAAAGATAGTTGGTGCTCGAGTGTTTTACAAAGGATATGAGGCTGCTTCAGGCAGAATCAATTATCAAAAGGAGTACAAATCCGCAAGGGATCAAGATGGACATGGCACCCACACTGCAGCAACAGTTGCGGGAGCTCCAGTTCGGGGGGCCAATCTTTTGGGTTACGCTTACGGGACTGCGAGAGGAATGGCCCCGGGAGCAAGAATTGCAGCCTACAAAGTTTGCTGGACTGGAGGGTGCTTTAGCTCGGACATTCTGTCGGCGGTTGATCAAGCTGTGGCCGATGGAGTCAATGTTCTGTCAATCTCGTTGGGTGGCGGCGTTTCGTCGTATTATCGTGATAGTTTGTCGATTGCAGCATTCGGGGCGATGGAGAGGGGAGTCTTTGTTTCTTGTTCGGCGGGAAATGGTGGCCCTGATCCGATTAGCCTCACCAATGTGTCACCATGGGTCACAACAGTTGGAGCAAGCACAATGGATAGAGATTTTCCGGCCAATGTTAAGCTTGGGTCCGGTAAATTTTTCACTGGAGCATCGCTTTACAAAGGACAAAAAAGCCTTTCTTCGGAAAGGCAGTATCCTCTCATATACCATGGGAGTAATTCCAGCAATCTTTCACCAAGCTCAATGTGCTTGGAAGGGACCCTGAATCCTCACTCTGTGGCCGGCAAAATTGTGATATGTGACCGCGGCATCAGCCCCCGAGTCCAAAAGGGTCAAGTGGTGAAAGATGCTGGAGGTATAGGCATGATCTTGTCAAATACTGCGGCAAACGGAGAGGAGTTGGTTGCAGATTGTCATCTTCTCCCTGCAGTGGCAGTTGGGGAAATGGCGGGAAAATCGATTAAGCATTATGCTTTAACAAACCGTTATGCCACCGCGACCCTTACATTTCTTGGTACCAAGTTGGGCATCAGGCCGTCTCCTGTCGTGGCTGCCTTTTCATCCAGAGGACCAAATCTTCTATCCCTAGAGGTGCTAAAACCTGATGTGGTGGCACCAGGAGTAAACATTCTTGCTGCGTGGACCGGAGTTTTGGGGCCGTCAAGTCTCCCTTCCGACCCTagaagaacaagattcaacatCTTATCTGGCACTTCAATGTCGTGCCCCCATGTAAGTGGAGTAGCTGCATTACTCAAATCGAGGCATCAGGATTGGAGCCCGGCAGCAATCAAATCTGCACTAATGACCACTGCTTATACTCATGACAATAACTATAATCCTCTAAAAGACGCCTCGACGGATGAGCCTTCCACAGCATACGACCATGGGGCAGGACACATACATCCAATGAAAGCCCTGAATCCCGGCTTGGTTTACGATATTTTACCCCAAGAATACTACGACTTTCTTTGTACTCAAGGCTTGACCTCCTCCCAGTTGCTGCTTTTTGCGAAATTCTCGAAAAGAACTTGTAGACATTCTCTTGCCAGCCCAGGGGATTTGAACTACCCCGCGATATCAGCAGTACTTTCTGATAGCGGAAACACTACTGTTTTGACACTTCACAGAACAGTCACCAACGTCGGTCCTCCCGTTTCAAGTTACCATGTTGTGGTGTCTCCTTTTAAAGGCGTACTCGTGAGGGTTGAGCCCGTGACTCTGAATTTTACGAGCAAAATAAAGAAATTGTCATACAAGATCACATTCACCGCAAAATCTTCACAAGCAGGTCCTGAGTTTGGAGCTCTCATATGGAAAGATGGTGTGCATAGCGTAAGAAGCCCGATAGTGATAACATGGATCACACCATTATAA
- the LOC140817168 gene encoding transcription factor bHLH118-like, which yields MFDLRSGVELSFVTKSISGREDKLSFDDLISDQASLGCNVHSTTATATSSTTIGTQKQRFIEFGVEESITEKKNELGIRIRKNERRDLEKRRRNEMANLYASLQTLIPFECIKGKRSISDHMHEAVNYIKHKKKNIQDLKIRRDQLKELSDISENSKHSVTVNVETRGVEILIHSCLENRSFRISTVFVEIMERGLDVVAWITTTVNGKFFHKIQAESSITTYIDPSVLQERLIYVINN from the exons ATgtttgatttacgatcaggagTTGAGCTGTCTTTTGTAACCAAATCAATTTCTGGACGAGAAGATAAATTATCATTTGACGACTTGATTTCGGATCAAGCTTCTCTTGGATGCAACGTACATTCCACCACCGCCACGGCCACCTCCAGCACCACAATCGGCACCCAAAAACAAAGATTCATAGAGTTTGGGGTTGAAGAAAGCATAACAGAGAAGAAAAATGAACTCGGTATACGTATCAGGAAAAACGAGCGTAGAGATCTTGAAAAGCGAAGAAGGAATGAGATGGCTAATCTTTATGCATCTCTTCAAACCCTTATTCCATTCGAATGCATCAAG GGGAAACGTTCAATATCCGACCACATGCACGAGGCAGTAAATTACATAAAACACAAGAAAAAGAATATCCAAGACTTGAAAATAAGACGAGACCAGCTAAAGGAACTGTCAGATATATCAGAGAATTCGAAGCATTCTGTCACGGTGAATGTTGAAACGAGAGGGGTGGAGATCCTGATCCATTCTTGCTTGGAAAATCGAAGCTTTCGAATCTCAACAGTGTTTGTAGAAATAATGGAAAGGGGTCTCGATGTGGTTGCTTGGATCACCACAACAGTCAACGGGAAGTTCTTTCACAAAATTCAGGCAGAG TCGAGCATCACGACATACATTGATCCATCTGTTTTGCAAGAAAGACTGATATATGTCATAAACAATTAG